In Rutidosis leptorrhynchoides isolate AG116_Rl617_1_P2 chromosome 2, CSIRO_AGI_Rlap_v1, whole genome shotgun sequence, one genomic interval encodes:
- the LOC139892207 gene encoding chlorophyllide a oxygenase, chloroplastic-like: MTAIVASLSLPFSLPPSFKFTTRSKVTFNRRFVVFSTFGNGGDENGEFDEKKNLWNSLFDVEDPRSKGPLSNRKFLDAYQALEVARYDLQYCDWRARQDLLTIMLLHDKVVDVLNPLAREYKSIGTLKKDLAELQQELAQAHKQVHISEARVSAALDKLAYMETLVNDKLLDKKTLDTARTNDPAPYETAESKAERKSIRVSGPVKPYHPRLKNFWYPVAFTNDLKHDTLIPIDCFEEPWVLFRGKDGEPGCIKNTCAHRSCPLDLGSVNEGRVQCPYHGWEYSTDGTCEKMPSTKFVNVKIKSLPCIEKERMIWIWPGNEPPSPSIPSLQPPPGFQIHAEIVMELPVEHGLLLDNLLDLAHAPFTHTSTFAKGWSVPSFVKFLTPETGLQGYWDPYPIDMEFKPPCIVLSTIGISKPGKLEGQTTKQCSTHLHQLHVCLPSSRHKTRLLYRMSLDFAPVLQHIPFMDILWEHFAEKVLNEDLRLVLGQQDRMINGANVWNWPVSYDKLGVRYRLWRNSVEKKQLPFSK, encoded by the exons AGCCATTGTTGCATCTCTGTCTCTTCCATTTTCTTTACCTCCTTCATTCAAATTCACCACAAGATCTAAAGTAACATTCAATAGAAGATTTGTGGTGTTTTCGACATTCGGCAATGGTGGTGATGAAAATGGTGAATTTGATGAAAAGAAAAACTTATGGAATAGTTTGTTTGATGTTGAAGATCCAAGGAGTAAAGGTCCCTTAAGTAATAGAAAGTTTTTAGATGCTTATCAAGCACTTGAGGTGGCTAGATATGATCTACAATATTGTGATTGGAGAGCTAGACAAGATTTACTTACAATTATGCTTCTTCATGACAAG gttgtagatgtTTTAAACCCGCTTGCTCGCGAGTATAAATCCATTGGGACATTGAAGAAAGATTTAGCAGAGTTACAACAAGAGCTTGCACAAGCACATAAACAG GTACATATATCAGAAGCAAGGGTTAGTGCAGCTTTAGATAAGCTAGCATACATGGAAACCTTAGTTAATGACAAACTTTTAGATAAGAAAACATTAGATACCGCACGTACTAATGACCCAGCGCCTTATGAAACTGCCGAAAGTAAAGCTGAACGGAAAAGTATAAGGGTGTCTGGTCCGGTTAAACCTTATCATCCTCGTTTGAAGAACTTTTGGTACCCTGTTGCTTTTACCAATGACTTAAAGCATGATACATTG ATACCTATCGATTGCTTCGAAGAACCATGGGTGTTATTTCGTGGCAAAGATGGTGAACCAGGATGTATAAAGAACACATGTGCGCATAGATCGTGTCCTCTAGACTTGGGCTCTGTGAACGAGGGTCGAGTGCAATGTCCATATCATG GGTGGGAGTACTCTACAGATGGTACATGTGAAAAAATgccttcaacaaaatttgttaacgtGAAGATAAAATCGCTTCCGTGCATTGAAAAAGAACGAATGATATGGATTTGGCCTGGCAATGAACCGCCTTCACCCTCTATTCCTTCGCTACAACCACCTCCCGGATTCCAGATACATGCTGAG ATTGTTATGGAACTACCCGTAGAACATGGACTACTTCTAGACAACCTTTTGGATCTTGCGCATGCGCCTTTTACCCACACATCCACTTTCGCAAAAGGGTGGAGTGTTCCAAG TTTTGTAAAGTTTTTGACTCCTGAAACTGGTCTTCAAGGATATTGGGATCCATATCCGATTGATATGGAGTTTAAACCGCCTTGTATAGTTTTATCGACCATTGGGATTTCGAAACCAGGAAAACTGGAAGGCCAGACCACTAAGCAGTGTTCAACTCATCTTCATCAGTTACATGTTTGTTTACCATCATCAAGACATAAGACCAGACTTTTGTACAGAATGTCACTTGATTTTGCTCCTGTTCTGCAACACATTCCCTTCATGGATATCCTATGGGAGCATTTTGCAGAAAAG GTTCTAAATGAGGATTTAAGGCTTGTGCTAGGCCAACAAGATCGGATGATTAATGGGGCGAATGTGTGGAACTGGCCAGTATCGTATGATAAGTTAGGAGTAAGATACCGGTTGTGGAGAAATAGTGTGGAGAAAAAGCAATTACCTTTCAGTAAATGA